The sequence GAGCACGAGCGGCGTGCGGGGGCCCGCGAGCTCCGCGGCGAAGACCCGCGCGAGGGGCAGCAGGTCCTCGGGGCGCTCGCGCAGCGGCGGCAGGTGCAGCGGCAGCACGTTGAGCCGGAAGAAGAGGTCCTGCCGGAAGCGGCCCTCCTTCACCGCGCGGCCCAGGTCCTGATGCGTCGCCGCCAGGATGCGCACGTCCACGGACACCGGCAGCGTGCCGCCCAGCCGCTCCACCTGTCGCGTCTCCAGCACGCGCAGCAGCTTGGCCTGGAGCTCCAGTGGCATGTCGCCCAGCTCGTCCAGGAACAGCGTGCCGCCCTGCGCCTGTTCGAAGCGGCCCGCCCGCCGTGCGACCGCGCCGGAGAAGGCGCCCCGCTCGTGGCCGAACAGCTCGCTCTCCAGCAGCGTCGAGGGGATGGCCGCGCAGTTGACCGCCACCAGCCGGCCCTTGCGCCCGGAGGCCTTGTGCAGCGCCTGCGCCACGCGCTCCTTGCCGGTGCCCGTCTCACCGGTGATCAGCACCGCCGTGTCGCTGGGGCCCACGCGCGCGATGAGCTGGCGCAGGGACTCCATGGCCGGGCTGTCGCCCACCAGGTGCCCAGGCTGGGCCAGCGCGTCCAGCAGCCGCTCCCGCTCCTCGCGCAGTGAGCCCAGCGCCAGTGCGTTGTGCAGCGCCGTGAGGAGCCGCTCGGGCGACGGGGGCTTCTCCACGAAGTCCGTGGCCCCCAGCTTCAGGGCCTGCACGGCCTCGGTAGGGGAGGCCTCGCCGGACAGGACGACCACCGGCACGGGCAGCGGCTTCGGCAGGCGCGCCAGCAGCTCCAGGCCCGTCTCGCCCGGCATGCGCAGGTCCAGCAGCATCAGCGCGGGGGGTGCGTCCGGCGCTTCGAGCAGACGCTGCGCCTCCGCGGTGGAGCGGGCCTCCACGGGAGAGAAGCCGCCGTCTTGCAGCAGTCCACGCACGGCCCGGAGCACACCGGGGTCGTCGTCGACGATGAGGATGCGGGCTCCGGGCTTCATGCGGCCACCTGGGAGACGTCGGAGGAGGGAATGCGCGGCAGCACCACCTGGGCCCGTGTGCCGCCCTGGGGGCCCGGCTCCAGGCGCAGACTGCCGCCGTGCTCGTGGGCGATCTTCTGCGCGATGGGCAGGCCCAGCCCGCTGCCTCCGGGCTTGGTGCTGAACAGCCCTCGCGTGAGGACGGGGCCCTCCAGCACTTCGGAGATGCCGCTGCCGCCGTCGCTCACGGTGACGTGCACGCGGCCGTCCTCCGCTTCGCGCAGCGCCACGTGGACGGGCGGGGCATCCGGCGGGGACGCTTCGGTGGCGTTCTTCACCAGGTTGCCGAAGAGGCGGCGCAGTCCGTCGGGGTCGGCGCGCAGCGACACCTCGTCGCCGGGGTCCAGCACCACGGGCACGGAGGAGGTGCCCTCGTACAGGGCGCACACCTCCGCGAGCAGCGGACGCAGCGCCACGTCCTGGAAGCGCGGGGCGGGCAGGCGCGCGAAGGTGGAGAAGCTCTGGGTCATGCGCATGAGCAGGTCCACCTCCTCCTGGAGGAGCGACACCGCTTCGGCGAGGCGCGTCGGGTCGGGCAGGGTGCCGGCATCCTGGGGGGACAGACGCGCGAGCGACAGCCTCATTGCGGTCAGCGGGTTCTTCAACTCGTGGGCGAGCGCGCGGGCCACGTCCTGCCACGCGGCGATCTGCTCGGCGGCCTTGAGGCGTTCGCGCTGGCCCAGCAACTCCTGGCCCATGCGGTTGAACTGGCCCAGGAGGAACTGGAGCTCGTCGCGCGCGGGTTCAGGCACGGGCAGGCGGACCGACAGGTCTCCGCGCGAGTAGGCCCGCATGCCTTCCAGCAGCGTGGCCATGGGGCGCGTGAGGACACGGCCCAGGAGCACCGCGGACACGGCCAGCACGACGGCGGCGAGGGCGCCCACGCCCACGATGAACACGGGCACGCGGCGCACCAGGGCCCGCCGCGCCAGCTCCGCCTGCGCCAGGTTCAGCCGGGCCTCGTCGAGCGCATCCGGCGGCAGCCCCCGGCGGGTCAGCTCGTCGGACACGCCGTCGAGCACGTCCTCCACGGGCGCGATGGAGATGGAGAGCACGCGCTCCAGCACGCCCTGCGCGAGCGCCCCCAGCAGCGCCAGTGGGATGAGGCCCGCGAGCAGCATCACCGCCAGCAGGCGCCGGCGGAAGCGGAACGGAGGCGGCGGTGGATCCACGGGCGGTGCGCGGTGCATCACACGCTGTTCATATCGCGGAGCGCCAGGGCCGTGGCCGTGCATCGTTCGGGTGGGCGGAGACTCTTCATGGGATGGCACGGCCCATGAGGGCCGGGCGTTGGGGGTCCCATGCGCAGATCCTGGATGTCGTTCGCGTTGGCCGTTGTCCTCCTGATGGTGGCCCCTCCCGCTCGGGCCCATGAGTCGCTTCGCGAGCGCATCGACGCGTACGTGCGCGCGGAGCAGAAGCGGCTGGGGATCCCGGGGCTCGCCGTGGGCGTGGTGAGCCACGGCCGGGTGGTGCTGGCGAAGGGATATGGCCTCGCGAACCTGGAGCACCAGGTCCCGGTGGGGACGGACACGCTCTTCCAGTCGGGCTCGCTGGGGAAGATGTTCACGGCGACGGCGCTGATGCTCCAGGTGGAGGCGGGGCGCGTGTCGTTGTCGGACAGCGTGACGAAGTATTTCCCGGATGCGCCCGCGACGTGGAAGCCCATCACGGTGCGCCATCTGTTGACGCACACGTCCGGCATCGCGGACCTGGAGGGGCTGCTCGACGAGCGCAAGGACTACACGGACCAACAGTTCGCGGAGTTCATCTACGCGCTGCCGCTGGATTTCCCGGCGGGGCTGCGGTGGCGCTACAGCAACTCCGGCTACGTGCTGCTGGGCATCCTGGTGAACCGCGTCGCGGGCATGACGTATCAGGAGGTGCTGGGGCGCCAGGTCTTCAAGCCCGCGGGCATGAAGACGGCGCGTGGCATCAGCGAGGCGGACGTCATCCCGAACCGTGCCGCGGGCTACCAGTTGGTGGGCGGCGTGGTGAAGA comes from Corallococcus macrosporus and encodes:
- a CDS encoding sigma-54-dependent transcriptional regulator, which codes for MKPGARILIVDDDPGVLRAVRGLLQDGGFSPVEARSTAEAQRLLEAPDAPPALMLLDLRMPGETGLELLARLPKPLPVPVVVLSGEASPTEAVQALKLGATDFVEKPPSPERLLTALHNALALGSLREERERLLDALAQPGHLVGDSPAMESLRQLIARVGPSDTAVLITGETGTGKERVAQALHKASGRKGRLVAVNCAAIPSTLLESELFGHERGAFSGAVARRAGRFEQAQGGTLFLDELGDMPLELQAKLLRVLETRQVERLGGTLPVSVDVRILAATHQDLGRAVKEGRFRQDLFFRLNVLPLHLPPLRERPEDLLPLARVFAAELAGPRTPLVLAPGAEAALRAYPWPGNVRELRNVIERLNLLRGEGPLELRPDAVAAPTGTAPAPRRALGDKSYREHVEDFERDLIRAALREGESIAGAARILQVDRGNLYRRIKALGLPVDS
- a CDS encoding sensor histidine kinase, yielding MHRAPPVDPPPPPFRFRRRLLAVMLLAGLIPLALLGALAQGVLERVLSISIAPVEDVLDGVSDELTRRGLPPDALDEARLNLAQAELARRALVRRVPVFIVGVGALAAVVLAVSAVLLGRVLTRPMATLLEGMRAYSRGDLSVRLPVPEPARDELQFLLGQFNRMGQELLGQRERLKAAEQIAAWQDVARALAHELKNPLTAMRLSLARLSPQDAGTLPDPTRLAEAVSLLQEEVDLLMRMTQSFSTFARLPAPRFQDVALRPLLAEVCALYEGTSSVPVVLDPGDEVSLRADPDGLRRLFGNLVKNATEASPPDAPPVHVALREAEDGRVHVTVSDGGSGISEVLEGPVLTRGLFSTKPGGSGLGLPIAQKIAHEHGGSLRLEPGPQGGTRAQVVLPRIPSSDVSQVAA